The DNA region CGTGGCGGAGGCGGCCCCGGTGGCGGACGGTGGACCCCCCGAGGCCGGCGACCCCATCCCGGGCCTGTACTGGCACCCGGTGCCGGAGCCCGACCCCGAGCGGGTGGCGGAGGTCAGCCGCCGCATCAAGTCCTGGGCGGTGGACGAGGTCCAGCTCTACCCGCCGGAGTGGGAGGACCAGTTCGACGGCTTCTCGGTGGGCCGCTACATGGTCGGCTGCCACCCGGACGCCCCCGACATCGACCACCTGATGGTCGCGACGCGGCTCATGGTCGCCGAGAACGTCGTCGACGACTGCTACTGCGAGGACCACGGCGGCTCGCCCGTCGGCCTCGGCGGGCGCCTCCTGCTCGCCCACACCGCCCTCGACCCGCTGCACACCACGCAGGCGTACGGGCCGGACTGGGCGGAGTCCCTCGGGTCGGACGCCCCCCGGCGCGCCTACCGCTCCGCGATGGAGTACTTCAACGCCGCGGCCACCCCGGCCCAGGCGGACCGGTTCCGGCACGACATGGCCCGGCTCCACCTCGGCTACCTCGCCGAGGCCGCGTGGTCCGAGACCGACTACGTCCCGGAGGTGTGGGAGTACCTGGCGATGCGCCAGTTCAACAACTTCCGCCCCTGCCCGACCATCACGGACACCGTCGGCGGCTACGAGCTGCCCGCCGACCTCCACGCCCAGCCCGCCGTGCAACGGGTCATCGCGCTGGCCTCCAACGCCACCACGATCGTCAACGACCTGTACTCCTACACCAAGGAACTCGCCAGCCCCGGCCGGCACCTGAACCTGCCCGTGGTGATCGCCGAACGCGAGGGCGGCTCCGAACGCGACGCCTACCTGAAGGCCGTCGAGGTCCACAACGAGCTCATGCACGCCTTCGAGGCGGAGGCGGCCGCCCTGGCCGCCGCCTGCCCGGTGCCGACCCTGGTGCGCTTCCTGCGCGGCGTCGCCGTCTGGGTCGACGGCAACCACAACTGGCACCAGACCAACACCTACCGCTACAGCCTGCCTGATTTCTGGTAAGCAAGGAGCTGACCAATGACCACGACCGACATCACCACCCCCCTCAACGGCGCCGCCACCGTCCCCGGGCCGGCCACCCCCTACCAGGGTGACATCGCCCGCTACTGGGACCACGAGGCACGGCCCGTCAACCTCCGCCTCGGCGACGTCGACGGTCTCTACCACCACCACTACGGCATCGGCGACGTCGACCACTCCGCGCTGGGCGAGCCGGGCGACAGCGAGCGCGAGAAGAAGGTCATCGCCGAGCTCCACCGGCTGGAGTCCGCACAGACCGGTGTGCTGCTGGACAACCTCGGCGACATCGACGCCTCCCACACGCTCGTCGACGCCGGCTGCGGCCGCGGCGGCTCCATGGTGATGGCCCACCAGCGCTTCGGCGCCAAGGTCGAGGGCGTCACCCTCTCCGCCAAGCAGGCCGACTTCGGCAACCGGCGGGCCAAGGAACTGGGCATCGGGGACTCGGTCCGCGCCCGCGTCTGCAACATGCTCGCCACGCCGTTCGACACCGGCTCGGTCCGAGCGTCCTGGAACAACGAGTCCAGCATGTACGTCGACCTGCACGACCTGTTCGCCGAGCACTCCCGCATCCTGTCGGTGGGCGGCCGGTACGTGACCATCACGGGCTGCTGGAACCCGATCTACGGCCAGCCGTCGAAGTACGTGTCGCAGATCAACGCGCACTTCGAGTGCAACATCCACTCCCGCCGCGAGTACCTGCGCGCGATGGCCGACAACCGGCTGGTGCCGTCCGCCGTCATCGACCTGACCCCGGCCACCCTGCCCTACTGGGAGCTGCGGGCCACCGCGTCCTCGCTGGTCACCGGCATCGAGGAGGCGTTCATCAACTCCTACAAGGACGGCTCCTTCCAGTACGTCCTGATCGCCGCCGACCGCGTCTGACGCGCGTCCGCCCTCCACGCCGCCGCCCCTGCCCCCGGTCACCCGCCGGGCGCGGGGGCGGCGGCGTGCGCTGCGCCCGGCCCCGGCAACGGCCTCGGCCTCGGCCTACCGGAGGTGCAGCGACCCGTCGCCGTGGAGCACCGGCGGGGGACAGCCGGGATGGGGCCCGGCCAGGGCGGCCTCCGCGTCCTTGCAACTCTCTTGGAAGGAGCGGTGGTTGAGCAGCGAACGGTAGAGCTGGGCGCTGAAGGCCTGCGCCTGGCCGTCGGTGAGGGTGTGCGGCCAGCTGACCACCGCGCCGACCGTGCCGGCGATCGCCTCGCCCAGGTCCGACGAGTCGCAGACGTTCAGCACGGCGATCCGGGGCGGGTGGCGGGCCCGGGCGATCTGTTCGCTGAGCAGCGTGTGGTCGATGACCAGCCGGTCCTCGCCCTGGACGAGGCGCACCCCGCCGAACTCGCTGTGCGCCGCGATGTGGAGCACGGCCGGCCGGTAGCGGTCGAGGGCGGGGCAGATCTCCGGGAGTGCGACGGAGGTCCGCTCGAACACCTCGAAGGCACTGCCGATGAGCGTGTCCCGGACCAGCGCCACCTCCGCGCCGAAGTCGTTCTGCCCGGGGCGCGGGTCGCCGGAGAGGAAGAGGACGATCCGGGTGGTGGCCGTCGCGGTGCCGGTCGCTTCGAAGGGCGCGTACGAGTGGATGGTCGCACCCTCGGTCTGCGAGATGGAGAACGTCTCCGTCGAGTAGTGGGCCTGGATCACGGACGTACCGGCGACCGTGAAGCGCCGTGCATTGCCCCAGTCGGTGGTGAGCCGCGCCGGGGGCGGTGTCGTCCGCTCCGGTGAGTGCGGCTTGTCCGTCGTCTCGCTCCGGCGTTGGCGCAGTTCGTCCTCGGGAATGCCCAGGGCATCGACGATCGAGTCCCAGGCCGCACCCGTGTGCCGGAGCCGCCCGGCGGCGCGGAGCGCCGTGTCCAGGGCGTCCTGCGGGGCGAGGTACCCGCGCGCGTGGTGGAACACCTGGCCGAGCGCGTGGAGGTAGGTGATCTCCTCTGCGGTCAGCGGCCGCTCAGGCTGTGCCGGGACGCCGGGCGGCGGTGCATCAGCCATCGCCGCCGGGCCCGATCTCCGGGGCCGTGGGCGATTCGGCGAACGTGCCGGTGTACCCGAGGAGGGCGGGGGAGTCCTGCGGACGGCGGGCGGCCAGGTTGCGCAGGTGCGACGCTCCGGCGGCACGGAGCACCGGCGTGCCCTCCCGCGCGGCCCGCGCGAACAGCAGGTCCGGCGAACCGCCCTCGGAGAGGTCGACTCCGGAGAGGTCGATCCCGGGGATCCCGGCCGGATCGCAGCAGAGGATGTGGACGGCGAGGAGGTACGGCGCCCAGAACGGCACCCCGGCGAGCGCCGGGACGGCCATGAAGAAGGGGGCGATCGCCTCGGGCCTGCCCTGCTTGATGAGGTCCACCGCGAGGTCGACGGCCGTGGGCGGGTCGGTGACGGCGTCGTAGACCTCCGGGGCGCTGACGTGGGCGAGCAGTTGGAGGATGCCCAGGTGCAGCCGCGCTGCGGGATCCGACGGGTGATCGGACAGGATGCGGCGGACCAGGGGGTCGTGTTCCAGCTCGGGGTGTGCGAGGAGGTAGGCGAGGTCCTCCGGCCAGGTGGGGGTGGCGAGCCACGCACTGAGCGTCTCGAACGCGGAGTGGAGGGAGCGTTGTTCGTTCAGCACCGCTTCGAGTCCGTGCTCCTCGACGGCTCGCAGCAGACCCGCGAGTTCGACCAGACCGGTCGCCTCGGGGAAGAGCGTCGCGGAGACGTCGAGGACCTCGCGTTCGGTCGGGGTGGCGAGTTGGGCGGCGTGCTGCCGCAGGAACGTCTCCCGGTCCAGCCAACGGGTTTGTCCGAGCCACTGGTTGAGCCTGTCGACGGACTCCTGGGGGAGATCCGCCGTAGCCCAGGAAGGGAGATCCGGTGAGTCGTGCGGGACTTCACGGTGCTCCTCGGTGAACGCACGGACCTCGCGGCGGGCAGGTCCGATCCACGCGGGGTCGGTCGTGGCCTCGGCACTGTGAGCCGCAGCCGTCAGGTCGGCCGTGATGCCGAGGTGGTCGTGGCCTTGCGACATGCGCCAACGGGCGCGTTGGACCAGGAGTACGGCGGCCGGTCCCGGGGCCGACTCCGAGATCGCTTGGTCCCATGCCTGGAGCGCGGCCTGTCGGTCGCCTATGTCGGTCTGGTGGTTGGAGAGGTTGTTGAGGGTGCTGGCGAGGTTGGGGAGGAAGGCGGTGGGGTTGTCGTGGGCGAGGGTGCGGTAGATGTCGACGGCTTCGGTGATGGTGGTGAGTGCGGCCTGTCGGTCGCCGGCCTCTGCTTGGCGGTTGGAGAGGTTGTTGAGGGACATGGCGAGGTCGGGGAGGAAGGCGGTGGGGTTGTCGTGGGCGAGGGTGCGGCGGATGTCGACGGCTTCGGTGATGGTGGTGAGTGCGGCCTGTCGGTCGCCGGCCTCTGCTTGGCGGTTGGAGAGGTTGTTGAGGGTGCTGGCGAGGTCGGGGAGGAAGGCGGTGGGGTTGTCGTGGGCGAGGGTGCGGTAGATGTCGACGGCTTCGGTGATGGTGGTGAGTGCGGCTTGCCGCTCACCGTTGTGCGCTTGGCGGTTGGAGAGGTTGTTGAGGGACATGGCGAGGTCGGGGAGGAAGGCGGTGGGGTTGTCGTGGGCGAGGGTGCGGTAGATGTCGACGGCTTCGGTGATGGTGGTGAGTGCGGCCTGTCGGTCGCCGGCCTCCGCCTGTTGGTTGGAGAGGTTGTTGAGGGACATGGCGAGGTTGGGGAGGAAGGCGGTGGGGTTGTCGTGGGCGAGGGTGCGGTAGATGTCGACGGCTTCGGTGATGGTGGTGAGTGCGGCTTGCCGCTCACCGTTGTGCGCTTGGCGGTTGGAGAGGTTGTTGAGGGACATGGCGAGGTCGGGGAGGAAGGCGGTGGGGTTGTCGTGGGCGAGGGTGCGGCGGATGTCGACGGCTTCGGTGATGGTGGTGAGTGCGGCCTGTCGGTCGCCGGCCTCCGCTTGGCGGACGGAGAGGTTGTTGAGGGCGCTGGCGAGGTCGGGGAGGAAGGCGGTGGGATTGTCGTGGGCGAGGGTGCGGCGGATCTCGACGGCTTCGGTGACGGTGGTGAGTGCGGCCCGTCGGTCGCCGGCCTCCGCTTGGCGGACGGAGAGGTTGTTGAGGGACATGGCGAGGTTGGGGAGGAAGGCGGTGGGGTTGTCGTGGGCGAGGGTGCGGTGGATGTCGACGGCTTCGGTGATGGTGGTGAGTGCGGCTTGCCGCTCACCGTTGTGCGCTTGGTGGCTGGAGAGGTTGTTGAGGGAGCCTGCGAGGTCGGGGAGGAAGGCGGTGGGGTTGTCGTGGGCGAGGGTGCGGTAGATGTCGACGGCTTCGGTGATGGTGGTGAGTGCGCCCTGCCGCTCACCGGCGTCCGCCTGGTGGCCGGAGAGGTTGTTGAGGGAGCCTGCGAGGTCGGGGAGGAAGGCGGTGGGGTTGTCGTGGGCGAGGGTGCGGTAGATGTCGACGGCTTCGGTGATGGTGGTGAGTGCGCCCTGCCGCTCACCGGCCTCCGACTGGTGGACGGAGAGGTTGTTGAGGGACATGGCGAGGTCGGGGAGGAAGGCGGTGGGGTTGTCGTGGGCGAGGGTGCGGCGGATCTCGACGGCTTCGGTGACGGTGGTGAGTGCGCCCTGCCGCTCACCGGCGCCCGCTAGGCGGTTGGAGAGGTTGTTGAGGGTGCTGGCGAGGTCGGGGAGGAAGGCGGTGGGGTTGTCATGGGCGAGGGCGTGGTAGTGGGTGGTGGCTTCGGTGATGGTGGTGAGTGCGGCCTGTCGGTCGCCGGCGTCCGCCTGGTGGCCGGAGAGGTTGTTGAGGGCGCTGGCGAGGTTGGGGAGGAAGGTGATGGGGTTGTCGTGGGCGAGGGTGCGGTAGATGTCGACGGCTTCGGTGATGGTGGTGAGTGCGCCCTGCCGCTCA from Kitasatospora sp. NBC_00458 includes:
- a CDS encoding family 2 encapsulin nanocompartment cargo protein terpene cyclase translates to MPPRGESPDAPAGGPGAPGGTPAEAADAAPAAVGATAAVATAPALGAIPTAGAVPGVGTIPGPGAIPAAGPVVVAEAAPVADGGPPEAGDPIPGLYWHPVPEPDPERVAEVSRRIKSWAVDEVQLYPPEWEDQFDGFSVGRYMVGCHPDAPDIDHLMVATRLMVAENVVDDCYCEDHGGSPVGLGGRLLLAHTALDPLHTTQAYGPDWAESLGSDAPRRAYRSAMEYFNAAATPAQADRFRHDMARLHLGYLAEAAWSETDYVPEVWEYLAMRQFNNFRPCPTITDTVGGYELPADLHAQPAVQRVIALASNATTIVNDLYSYTKELASPGRHLNLPVVIAEREGGSERDAYLKAVEVHNELMHAFEAEAAALAAACPVPTLVRFLRGVAVWVDGNHNWHQTNTYRYSLPDFW
- a CDS encoding geranyl diphosphate 2-C-methyltransferase, with product MTTTDITTPLNGAATVPGPATPYQGDIARYWDHEARPVNLRLGDVDGLYHHHYGIGDVDHSALGEPGDSEREKKVIAELHRLESAQTGVLLDNLGDIDASHTLVDAGCGRGGSMVMAHQRFGAKVEGVTLSAKQADFGNRRAKELGIGDSVRARVCNMLATPFDTGSVRASWNNESSMYVDLHDLFAEHSRILSVGGRYVTITGCWNPIYGQPSKYVSQINAHFECNIHSRREYLRAMADNRLVPSAVIDLTPATLPYWELRATASSLVTGIEEAFINSYKDGSFQYVLIAADRV
- a CDS encoding tetratricopeptide repeat protein yields the protein MSTAWPRWTTGAPDRLLSYIQRKRPNEPVHGAPADLLGTDLPAPGDGPVADRVRTLYEAFAARGIVYADEATTSDPGHQTVRPPYEVLHTPRHATCLDLALAFAGACLDAGLHPLLAVVAGRSGTPAHAVVAVWLDGPWANRAHRDYRADEAEPDPLTLPEDFLDSLADTADSPGSYLALDITGASSRPGSADPRRQRTRTWEESAAHGAELLREAAESGRLAVTLDVGLGYPGSEPLPLPGQPATAVLAAPYQPLPESREETGPLTRLWARHEGVGFLDRDELDFLSSYFKAPDPGGPRSRIVLLHGTGGAGKTRLAAELAHRLGKEGWYTGFLARDPYPQDCAWLSRVASPVLVVVDYAEDHKTDDVINLLRALRTREAPTCLLLTARSVGDWWEREISTELRREGHRYLFQKLPLAVRHPRHAAVYRKALRSFGLPEPTAFTTLPPPDPGTGRWTTLDLVMLAWLTVHEQGAHVAPTAESDLYEKILEHELTYWERTYARRTGAASRRTRRILRHAGACISLLTPREDRLDDVLSAIPELARDSNRRDQIVALFEELLPTTPEDGTVSVRPDPLGTHLTSTVFAADSELLKSCLDAADQDERINACVGISRVATSPDDTSGRALATLALEGSPELWQTALAVATAQGGPFVGALENLALADPSPLPLGELAFVLPTGHGALRRLALIAAERGRAEYPDDASEESRSARANWLNSLSIRQAEAGERQGALTTITEAVDIYRTLAHDNPTAFLPNLAGSLNSLSNRQADAGERQGALTTITEAVDIYRTLAHDNPTAFLPDLAMSLNNLSNRQAGAGDRQGALTTITEAVDIYRTLAHDNPTAFLPDLAMSLNNLSVRQADAGERQGALTTITEAVDIYRTLAHDNPITFLPNLASALNNLSGHQADAGDRQAALTTITEATTHYHALAHDNPTAFLPDLASTLNNLSNRLAGAGERQGALTTVTEAVEIRRTLAHDNPTAFLPDLAMSLNNLSVHQSEAGERQGALTTITEAVDIYRTLAHDNPTAFLPDLAGSLNNLSGHQADAGERQGALTTITEAVDIYRTLAHDNPTAFLPDLAGSLNNLSSHQAHNGERQAALTTITEAVDIHRTLAHDNPTAFLPNLAMSLNNLSVRQAEAGDRRAALTTVTEAVEIRRTLAHDNPTAFLPDLASALNNLSVRQAEAGDRQAALTTITEAVDIRRTLAHDNPTAFLPDLAMSLNNLSNRQAHNGERQAALTTITEAVDIYRTLAHDNPTAFLPNLAMSLNNLSNQQAEAGDRQAALTTITEAVDIYRTLAHDNPTAFLPDLAMSLNNLSNRQAHNGERQAALTTITEAVDIYRTLAHDNPTAFLPDLASTLNNLSNRQAEAGDRQAALTTITEAVDIRRTLAHDNPTAFLPDLAMSLNNLSNRQAEAGDRQAALTTITEAVDIYRTLAHDNPTAFLPNLASTLNNLSNHQTDIGDRQAALQAWDQAISESAPGPAAVLLVQRARWRMSQGHDHLGITADLTAAAHSAEATTDPAWIGPARREVRAFTEEHREVPHDSPDLPSWATADLPQESVDRLNQWLGQTRWLDRETFLRQHAAQLATPTEREVLDVSATLFPEATGLVELAGLLRAVEEHGLEAVLNEQRSLHSAFETLSAWLATPTWPEDLAYLLAHPELEHDPLVRRILSDHPSDPAARLHLGILQLLAHVSAPEVYDAVTDPPTAVDLAVDLIKQGRPEAIAPFFMAVPALAGVPFWAPYLLAVHILCCDPAGIPGIDLSGVDLSEGGSPDLLFARAAREGTPVLRAAGASHLRNLAARRPQDSPALLGYTGTFAESPTAPEIGPGGDG